In Terriglobales bacterium, the following proteins share a genomic window:
- a CDS encoding response regulator produces MKSETTTSQKSRVLLIDDDPLQLRVREAVLRDAGIEIDVATTAESALAFLRTEAGSRIGTIVTDHIMPGASGAVFVRALRELKPDVPVIVISGMAEAEDEYEGLGVRFRTKPCPPPELIELVRQSLRVS; encoded by the coding sequence GTGAAGTCCGAGACGACCACCAGCCAGAAAAGTCGTGTGCTCCTGATCGACGACGACCCGCTCCAGTTACGGGTTCGTGAGGCCGTGCTGCGCGACGCCGGCATCGAGATCGACGTCGCTACCACCGCCGAAAGTGCGCTTGCCTTCCTGCGGACTGAGGCTGGTTCGCGGATCGGTACCATCGTCACCGATCACATCATGCCAGGAGCGAGTGGCGCCGTTTTCGTCCGCGCGCTTCGCGAACTTAAGCCGGACGTGCCGGTCATCGTTATCAGCGGAATGGCGGAAGCCGAGGACGAGTATGAAGGACTCGGCGTGCGGTTCCGTACGAAGCCCTGTCCACCTCCGGAGTTGATTGAACTGGTCCGCCAGTCTCTTCGGGTTTCCTGA
- a CDS encoding DUF2934 domain-containing protein gives MATAKRARTTSSTTRSKKVSASIAAPEGPVLTKGNGNVEEEIRVRAYQLFEQRGRTHGFDMEDWLRAETELSSLRRSA, from the coding sequence ATGGCAACAGCAAAGCGTGCACGTACAACATCCTCGACCACTCGGAGCAAGAAGGTTTCGGCGTCCATTGCCGCTCCCGAAGGGCCTGTGCTCACAAAGGGCAATGGCAACGTCGAAGAAGAGATCCGTGTTCGTGCCTATCAACTCTTCGAGCAGCGTGGACGTACTCACGGATTCGATATGGAAGACTGGTTGCGCGCAGAAACGGAACTTTCTTCTCTACGCCGTTCAGCTTAA
- a CDS encoding error-prone DNA polymerase gives MYVELHARSAFTFLEGGSIPEELVDIAAKLGMGSMAMLDRDGVYGAARFHLSAKKVGMKAHIGAEITVRAPQLVHIPLIVRERIGYQNLCRLITKMKARGPKNCDPAVTAATLEDLRHYSGGLICLTGDERGPLAIALRQDGYVAAKTIVEALVEIFGHENVYVELQRHFDREEEARNQAAIAIARELNLPLLATNGVAYAVPERRQVLDVLTCIRHHTTLDEAGRLLCHNSERHLKSAREMAQLFADLPEAIENTIALSSRVEFTLNDLGYEFPKYPVPEGHTMNSFLRELADKGIQERYGHASLDLRKRARRQADRELALIEKLNLAGYFIIVWDIIRFCREQEVLVQGRGSAANSVVCYALGITAVDPVKMDLLFERFLSEERGEWPDIDLDLPSGDQRERVIQYVYQRYGKLGAAMTANVITYRGRLAAREIGKTMGFDSETLARLAAVVGTWEYKGPRDTLEQQFRDAGFDLRHPRLRKFFELAVAVQDLPRHLGQHSGGMVICQGQLDSVVPLEPASMPGRVVVQWDKEDCADMGIIKVDLLGLGMMAVLEDCLDLIPQHYGETVDLAQLPANDPEVFAVLQKADTVGMFQVESRAQMSCLPRLHPVNFYDIVVQVALIRPGPIVGQMVNPYIKRRQGREPVQYAHPSLEPILERTLGVPLFQEQLIRIAMVAAGFTGGQAEELRRAFGFKRSEARMRDIEVELRAGMARNGISGVTQDEIIQSITSFALYGFPESHAASFALIAYASAYLKCHYLAAFTAAMLNNQPMGFYHPSTLVKDAQRHGLKLKPIDITKSEYECTIEHYDESVVRIGLNYVRGLRAETAKAIVAERARGPFGSIADLTRRVPSLRKDELVKLADVGALNSIGTSGDRNLKLHRRDALWQVERAVRNPGPLLEGIQEFDQASPLEQMTHEERLVADFRGTGLTVGLHPMAYQRNEMKRLGVIPAVELPKIGDGIRVKTAGCVIARQRPGTAHGFVFLSLEDETGISNAIVTPNLFEKNRVLLVSERFLMIEGMLQNVDNVVSVKADRISPLQVTSAKTSSHDFH, from the coding sequence ATGTACGTGGAACTCCATGCGCGCTCCGCGTTCACCTTCCTCGAAGGGGGCTCCATTCCCGAGGAACTGGTGGATATCGCCGCCAAACTCGGCATGGGTTCCATGGCTATGCTCGACCGCGACGGTGTTTACGGAGCAGCCCGCTTCCATCTCTCGGCCAAGAAGGTCGGCATGAAAGCGCATATCGGGGCCGAGATCACCGTGCGCGCGCCGCAACTCGTACACATTCCGCTGATTGTCCGCGAGCGCATTGGTTACCAGAATCTCTGCCGGCTTATCACGAAGATGAAGGCTCGCGGCCCGAAGAATTGCGATCCTGCTGTTACGGCCGCCACGCTCGAAGATCTTCGACATTATTCCGGAGGGCTCATTTGTCTCACAGGAGATGAGCGTGGTCCTTTGGCAATCGCGCTCCGCCAGGATGGATATGTCGCCGCAAAAACCATCGTCGAAGCCCTGGTCGAAATCTTCGGACACGAGAATGTTTACGTTGAACTTCAGCGACACTTCGATCGTGAGGAAGAAGCGCGTAACCAGGCAGCCATCGCTATCGCGCGAGAACTGAATCTTCCGCTGCTGGCGACCAACGGAGTCGCTTATGCAGTGCCGGAACGCCGCCAGGTGCTGGACGTCCTCACCTGTATCCGCCATCACACCACGCTCGACGAAGCCGGACGCCTGCTCTGCCATAACTCCGAGCGTCACCTGAAATCGGCGCGGGAGATGGCACAACTCTTTGCCGATCTGCCCGAAGCGATCGAGAACACCATCGCGCTTTCCTCTCGCGTTGAGTTCACGCTGAACGATCTCGGTTACGAGTTTCCAAAGTACCCGGTTCCTGAAGGGCACACCATGAATTCGTTCCTGCGCGAACTCGCGGATAAAGGAATCCAGGAACGATATGGGCATGCTTCGCTCGACCTGCGCAAACGCGCACGCCGTCAGGCTGATCGCGAACTGGCGCTGATCGAAAAGCTCAATCTCGCCGGATATTTCATCATCGTTTGGGACATCATTCGCTTCTGCCGCGAGCAGGAAGTTCTCGTGCAGGGGCGCGGTTCCGCTGCGAACAGTGTTGTCTGCTATGCACTGGGGATCACTGCTGTCGATCCAGTGAAGATGGATCTTCTGTTCGAGCGTTTCCTCTCCGAAGAACGTGGCGAGTGGCCCGACATCGATCTCGATCTTCCCAGCGGAGACCAGCGCGAGCGCGTCATCCAGTATGTCTACCAGCGTTACGGAAAGCTCGGGGCAGCGATGACGGCCAATGTCATCACCTATCGCGGACGTCTTGCCGCACGCGAGATCGGCAAGACGATGGGCTTCGACAGCGAGACGCTTGCACGCCTTGCCGCGGTTGTCGGCACGTGGGAATACAAGGGCCCGCGCGACACGCTTGAACAGCAGTTTCGTGATGCCGGCTTCGACCTTCGGCATCCGCGCCTACGCAAGTTTTTCGAACTCGCCGTTGCCGTGCAGGATCTGCCGCGCCACCTTGGTCAGCATTCCGGAGGCATGGTCATCTGCCAGGGACAACTCGATTCCGTCGTCCCGCTTGAGCCGGCAAGCATGCCCGGCCGAGTCGTCGTGCAATGGGACAAGGAAGATTGCGCGGATATGGGCATCATCAAAGTGGACCTGCTCGGCCTGGGCATGATGGCTGTGCTGGAAGACTGTCTCGATCTTATCCCGCAGCACTATGGCGAAACCGTGGATCTAGCGCAGCTTCCCGCGAATGATCCCGAAGTGTTTGCTGTCTTACAGAAGGCAGACACGGTTGGCATGTTCCAGGTGGAAAGCCGCGCGCAGATGTCATGTCTGCCGCGTCTGCATCCGGTTAACTTCTACGATATCGTCGTGCAGGTTGCGCTCATCCGCCCAGGCCCGATCGTCGGCCAGATGGTGAACCCATATATCAAGCGACGGCAGGGCAGGGAACCGGTGCAGTATGCGCATCCATCGCTCGAGCCCATTCTTGAGCGCACACTCGGGGTTCCGCTGTTTCAGGAACAGTTGATTCGCATTGCCATGGTGGCGGCCGGGTTCACTGGGGGGCAAGCGGAAGAGTTGCGCCGCGCCTTCGGGTTCAAACGGTCCGAGGCCCGCATGCGCGACATTGAAGTCGAACTTCGCGCGGGCATGGCACGCAATGGCATCAGTGGTGTCACACAGGACGAGATCATCCAGTCCATTACCTCGTTCGCGCTCTACGGTTTTCCCGAGTCTCACGCCGCCAGCTTCGCCCTGATCGCTTACGCAAGTGCTTACTTGAAGTGCCACTATCTCGCGGCGTTTACGGCAGCCATGCTCAATAATCAGCCGATGGGGTTTTACCACCCATCCACGCTCGTGAAAGACGCGCAGCGCCACGGACTGAAGCTCAAGCCCATCGACATTACGAAGTCTGAATACGAATGCACGATTGAGCACTATGACGAATCCGTCGTCCGCATCGGTCTCAACTATGTCCGTGGGCTTCGCGCTGAGACGGCCAAAGCCATCGTCGCCGAGCGTGCCCGCGGCCCGTTCGGGTCCATTGCCGACCTCACCCGTCGTGTGCCATCGCTTCGTAAAGATGAACTGGTGAAACTGGCCGACGTCGGTGCGTTGAACTCCATTGGAACCAGTGGCGATCGCAATCTCAAACTCCACCGTCGCGATGCGCTTTGGCAGGTTGAACGTGCTGTGCGCAACCCTGGCCCGCTGTTGGAAGGCATTCAGGAATTCGACCAGGCTTCTCCGCTGGAGCAGATGACCCACGAGGAGCGCCTGGTCGCAGACTTCCGTGGTACCGGATTGACCGTGGGACTGCACCCGATGGCGTATCAGCGGAACGAAATGAAGCGGCTCGGAGTGATTCCGGCAGTCGAGTTGCCGAAGATAGGCGACGGAATTCGAGTCAAAACCGCAGGCTGTGTCATCGCCCGCCAGCGCCCCGGCACGGCTCATGGATTCGTGTTCCTCAGCCTTGAAGATGAAACGGGGATATCGAATGCGATCGTCACGCCGAACCTGTTTGAGAAGAACCGGGTACTGCTGGTGAGCGAGCGTTTTTTGATGATAGAAGGGATGTTGCAGAACGTGGACAACGTGGTTTCCGTGAAGGCCGACCGTATCTCACCGCTGCAAGTGACGAGTGCGAAAACGTCTTCGCACGACTTTCACTAA
- a CDS encoding DNA polymerase Y family protein, translated as MFLCAHIPDFPAEALVRLEPDLRYEAVAVVQGAPPMVTVVAINDRARAAGVESGMTQMQAEERLRLGCEHKRWHIRQRSLDRETAAQAALLDCASSFSPRVEATAPDTVIADISGLEQLFGTAAKIARDLARRCSDAGLEVHVAAATNADAALHAARGYSGITVIPEGEEAERLGPLPLEVLLAPEYGRAIPKNKQAKQSRDNALAMLDTLDRWGVRTLRGLAVLPEVAVVERLGQAGLQWQRFACGATTREIVLAEAPLQFEEVFELEYAVDLLEPLAFILSRMIEQLCARLQSRALATHELQLRLQLDPDVTVDREGIPTTEKRCEPFMERTIKLPVPMLDAKTFLKLLQLDLKANPPGAPVLKLWLRAEPVRPKFDQRGLFLPLTPEPQKLEITLARLAGVTGGQGNVGSAEVLDTHRPDAFRMNRFAPPTPSYEQSNAAAETSRPVSSLRRFRPPQPISVQLMEQKPIVISPPRAIAGPQSLSKAAYGEVVWCAGPWRTSGEWWNKEPWEREEWDVAIKSQSADGSSRLASSMTASYALLYRVYRDLLSGTWFVEGEYD; from the coding sequence ATGTTTCTTTGCGCACACATCCCGGATTTTCCCGCCGAAGCGCTGGTGCGACTGGAACCTGACCTGCGTTATGAAGCGGTTGCCGTCGTGCAGGGTGCACCGCCGATGGTTACTGTGGTTGCAATCAATGACCGCGCGCGTGCTGCCGGCGTGGAGTCCGGTATGACGCAGATGCAGGCCGAAGAGCGCCTGCGGCTTGGTTGTGAGCACAAGCGCTGGCATATACGTCAACGCTCGCTGGACCGTGAAACTGCCGCGCAGGCAGCATTGCTGGATTGCGCGTCGTCGTTTTCGCCGCGCGTGGAAGCTACCGCGCCGGATACGGTGATCGCCGACATCTCCGGCCTCGAACAACTCTTCGGCACCGCGGCGAAGATCGCACGTGATCTTGCAAGACGGTGCTCGGATGCCGGACTCGAAGTCCATGTCGCCGCTGCAACGAATGCTGACGCCGCGCTTCATGCGGCACGCGGATACTCCGGCATCACCGTCATCCCTGAAGGCGAAGAGGCGGAACGGCTTGGTCCGTTACCGCTCGAAGTTCTGCTCGCGCCGGAGTATGGGAGAGCAATACCGAAGAACAAGCAGGCAAAACAGTCGCGCGACAACGCTCTCGCCATGCTCGACACACTCGATCGCTGGGGTGTCCGGACACTGCGTGGATTAGCCGTGCTGCCGGAGGTTGCCGTCGTGGAGCGCCTAGGACAGGCCGGATTGCAATGGCAGCGCTTCGCCTGCGGCGCAACTACCCGCGAAATCGTGCTGGCGGAAGCGCCATTGCAGTTCGAGGAAGTTTTTGAACTCGAATATGCGGTCGACCTGCTGGAACCGCTGGCGTTCATCCTGTCGCGAATGATCGAGCAACTCTGTGCGCGGTTGCAGTCGCGCGCGCTCGCGACGCACGAACTGCAACTGCGATTGCAACTCGATCCCGACGTAACGGTTGACCGTGAGGGAATACCCACGACGGAGAAGAGATGCGAGCCCTTCATGGAGCGCACCATAAAGCTTCCGGTGCCCATGCTCGACGCGAAGACGTTTCTGAAATTGCTGCAGCTCGATTTGAAGGCGAATCCTCCGGGAGCGCCGGTCCTCAAGTTGTGGTTGCGAGCGGAGCCAGTGCGTCCGAAATTCGATCAACGCGGCTTGTTTCTGCCGCTTACGCCGGAACCGCAGAAGCTTGAGATCACGCTGGCGCGTCTTGCGGGAGTTACAGGCGGGCAGGGAAATGTCGGATCCGCCGAAGTCCTGGATACACACCGTCCAGATGCGTTTCGCATGAACCGCTTTGCGCCTCCCACGCCGAGCTACGAGCAATCGAATGCCGCGGCGGAAACCAGCAGGCCAGTTTCGTCGTTGCGACGGTTTCGTCCGCCGCAACCCATCAGTGTGCAGTTGATGGAACAAAAGCCCATTGTCATAAGCCCGCCACGCGCCATTGCCGGACCGCAATCGTTGTCGAAAGCGGCGTATGGAGAAGTCGTCTGGTGTGCCGGGCCATGGCGCACCTCGGGCGAGTGGTGGAATAAGGAACCATGGGAGCGCGAAGAGTGGGATGTCGCCATCAAAAGTCAGTCCGCGGACGGTAGCAGCCGGTTGGCATCATCGATGACTGCTTCTTACGCCCTGCTCTACCGCGTTTACCGTGACTTGCTCTCCGGCACATGGTTCGTGGAGGGAGAGTACGACTGA
- a CDS encoding alpha/beta hydrolase, with the protein MPHLRPFALLTTFVLLTLALTANAANKKIASQEGFITTPDGARLYFQKLGSGKPEVIVPLHQFLYDDFKSLGEKRTIVFYDVRDRGRSSHVKDLSTITLQQDVKDLETVRQHFQSDKVSLIGYSYVGMMVMVYTLEHPERVNRVVQLGPVAMKWDTEFPPEDDNRKDNDVVDGKAWNQLQELKKTGWDKQHPKDFCEKEFAVLRVRLVGDQAKASQLKSQCDFENEWPTSLEPHFGSLFGSIRKLSISRDAVAKLQQPVLTVHGRKDRNAPYGAGKEWATVLPNARLVTLPNAAHQSWIDEPRVVEMADRFLSGDWPAEAVKPSSVAAKTAAN; encoded by the coding sequence ATGCCTCACCTTCGCCCTTTCGCCCTGCTGACCACCTTTGTGCTGCTTACCTTGGCCCTGACGGCCAACGCCGCCAACAAGAAGATCGCGTCGCAGGAAGGCTTCATCACTACGCCCGATGGCGCCAGACTTTATTTTCAAAAGCTCGGCTCCGGCAAACCCGAGGTCATCGTGCCGCTGCATCAGTTTCTGTACGACGACTTCAAGTCTCTCGGCGAGAAACGCACCATCGTCTTCTATGACGTGCGCGACCGCGGACGCTCCTCGCACGTAAAAGATCTTTCGACCATCACGTTGCAACAGGACGTGAAAGATCTGGAAACCGTCCGACAGCACTTCCAGTCGGACAAGGTCAGCCTCATCGGCTACTCGTATGTCGGCATGATGGTGATGGTGTACACGCTGGAGCACCCCGAGCGCGTCAATCGGGTCGTGCAACTGGGCCCAGTTGCTATGAAGTGGGACACGGAATTTCCTCCCGAAGACGATAACCGCAAAGATAATGACGTCGTCGACGGCAAGGCCTGGAATCAATTGCAGGAACTGAAGAAGACCGGCTGGGACAAGCAACATCCAAAAGACTTTTGCGAGAAAGAATTCGCGGTGTTGCGTGTGCGACTGGTGGGCGATCAGGCGAAGGCATCGCAATTGAAGTCCCAGTGCGACTTCGAGAACGAGTGGCCAACGTCGCTCGAACCTCACTTCGGTTCCCTTTTCGGGTCGATCAGAAAGCTGTCGATCTCGCGCGATGCGGTCGCGAAACTGCAGCAACCGGTGCTGACCGTCCACGGGCGTAAGGACCGGAATGCTCCTTATGGTGCGGGAAAAGAATGGGCGACGGTGCTCCCAAACGCACGCCTTGTGACGCTCCCGAATGCGGCACATCAGTCCTGGATTGACGAACCGCGCGTCGTCGAAATGGCCGATCGGTTCCTGTCTGGAGATTGGCCCGCCGAAGCGGTGAAGCCATCTTCCGTAGCAGCCAAAACCGCGGCAAATTGA
- a CDS encoding phosphopantetheine-binding protein, whose protein sequence is MSDITPKTNIIARAWKSINSSMKAMDSLDAVEVVMAIEETFDVTIPDGDVEAMQTPRSVSNWLLPRVEVHAPNKSARRCLLKISMRDSRPDLVKDVGEPWNQEQVIAVLRNIIVEQTGAKDFTEDSTFKDDIFS, encoded by the coding sequence ATGTCTGACATTACGCCGAAAACGAACATCATTGCGAGGGCCTGGAAAAGCATAAATAGTTCAATGAAAGCGATGGATAGCCTTGATGCGGTCGAAGTTGTCATGGCTATCGAGGAGACCTTCGACGTGACCATTCCAGATGGTGATGTCGAAGCAATGCAGACGCCCCGTTCCGTGTCTAATTGGCTGCTGCCCCGCGTTGAAGTTCACGCACCGAACAAGTCCGCCAGAAGATGTTTGCTCAAAATATCTATGCGCGACTCGCGACCCGATCTAGTGAAGGACGTCGGCGAACCGTGGAACCAGGAGCAGGTCATTGCCGTTCTTCGCAACATAATAGTCGAACAAACTGGGGCTAAGGACTTCACCGAAGACAGCACGTTCAAGGACGATATCTTTTCGTAA
- a CDS encoding PEP-CTERM sorting domain-containing protein: MKIRLAVLVVLLVTFAASSAMADVVDFNGIPNGTVINNYYTGVTFSCVGCGLDGTGPNIYARGDGTSNVVSLFGTGLPFFDARWGGIRATFDTAQSVVAINAQAVLPPEYLGTPTNKPWLQAFDASNNLLGTVYYPINYGDAGFGTFQTLTFDAGSNVIAYVQFSSQHTSGPAVYGNFDDLTFRTQGTVPTVPEPAAIILFGTGASALLLRKRARK; this comes from the coding sequence ATGAAAATTCGTTTGGCAGTCCTTGTGGTACTGCTTGTGACATTTGCCGCCTCATCTGCCATGGCCGATGTTGTGGATTTCAATGGCATTCCGAACGGAACCGTTATCAACAATTACTACACCGGGGTGACATTCTCGTGTGTAGGCTGTGGATTGGACGGTACCGGACCGAACATTTACGCCCGTGGAGACGGCACGAGCAATGTGGTTTCGTTGTTCGGCACGGGTCTGCCCTTCTTTGATGCTCGCTGGGGAGGAATCAGGGCCACCTTTGACACGGCCCAGAGCGTAGTTGCCATTAACGCCCAGGCTGTGCTTCCGCCGGAATACCTCGGAACTCCGACAAATAAGCCCTGGCTTCAGGCATTCGATGCAAGCAACAACTTGCTCGGTACCGTCTATTACCCAATCAACTATGGCGATGCCGGTTTTGGCACTTTCCAAACGCTTACCTTCGATGCCGGAAGCAACGTGATCGCGTATGTTCAATTCTCCAGCCAGCATACGTCTGGGCCGGCTGTGTACGGTAATTTCGACGATTTGACTTTTAGGACTCAGGGGACCGTTCCAACGGTTCCGGAGCCTGCTGCGATCATTCTTTTCGGTACCGGTGCATCCGCACTGTTGCTGAGGAAACGTGCGCGCAAATAA
- a CDS encoding PEP-CTERM sorting domain-containing protein has protein sequence MRKFLVLLFVFACYLQMYAAPVKFTFSGTVRYTMFSPDNPFETAIQNGTQLTGNFIFDSQSPDTFPYPDPNTGTYVSSGGPYGMMVNIGGMMLAIPTVAIYVENDSNGHDWYSASAEAGNQADQQDYLLLELYLDNDGGTVFKDDSLPLMPPALSYFESGLSTHGFAIIGQQTKNGVFYQFEIDAHLDHFGIPEPASFVIFGGGLLVFAVRVRRIVH, from the coding sequence ATGAGAAAGTTCCTCGTACTGCTGTTCGTGTTTGCGTGTTACCTACAGATGTATGCCGCTCCAGTGAAGTTCACATTCTCGGGAACGGTTCGGTACACGATGTTCAGTCCAGATAATCCTTTCGAAACGGCGATACAGAACGGAACGCAGCTTACAGGCAACTTCATTTTCGACTCGCAGTCACCTGATACCTTTCCCTATCCAGATCCCAACACGGGCACTTACGTCTCATCCGGCGGACCTTACGGGATGATGGTGAATATCGGCGGAATGATGTTAGCCATACCGACGGTGGCCATTTATGTGGAGAACGACTCGAATGGGCACGACTGGTACAGCGCGAGTGCAGAAGCCGGAAATCAGGCGGACCAGCAGGATTATCTTTTGCTGGAACTCTATCTCGATAACGACGGAGGCACCGTATTTAAGGATGACAGCCTTCCTTTAATGCCGCCGGCGCTCAGTTATTTCGAGAGCGGTCTGAGTACGCATGGGTTCGCTATTATCGGGCAACAGACAAAGAATGGCGTGTTTTACCAGTTTGAAATAGATGCCCATCTCGACCACTTTGGAATCCCGGAACCAGCGTCGTTCGTGATATTCGGAGGGGGACTGCTTGTGTTTGCGGTTCGGGTGAGAAGGATAGTTCATTGA
- a CDS encoding halocarboxylic acid dehydrogenase DehI family protein — protein MPLTRMYEETEVSSDLQRVYGDIRASFDVPWVPSTFKLAAGCPAYLKTMWDDLGPVARSKEFQTASRALEEFVRSLAVSDGWHFSSQARLLAAQKFSIGDIEQLGGILSVFLRSIPKLVLFSRLMQRGYSGGQSGRVSAGKQASALARMMTLNVPNEREAGIRTWLIYNDIRKAFGMKNVSTLFRVISPYPGYLASVWMDSKKLMSQPTFVRAKDEVSRRSLGLVAGLPVRDHRKHLKDMSPDQWRDVEEMVDNFARLAPQFALVAAVWQRSFPQYASQNVAA, from the coding sequence ATGCCCCTTACCCGGATGTATGAAGAAACGGAAGTTTCCTCCGACCTCCAGCGCGTTTACGGCGATATCCGAGCAAGTTTCGACGTTCCCTGGGTTCCCAGCACCTTCAAACTAGCCGCCGGATGTCCCGCGTACCTGAAGACAATGTGGGATGACCTAGGGCCGGTGGCACGATCGAAAGAGTTCCAGACGGCATCTCGCGCACTCGAGGAGTTCGTGCGCTCGCTTGCAGTGAGCGATGGATGGCATTTTTCCTCTCAGGCTCGGCTTCTGGCAGCGCAGAAGTTTTCCATTGGGGACATTGAACAACTAGGCGGAATCCTGAGCGTGTTTCTGCGGTCCATCCCGAAGCTCGTCCTTTTTTCCCGGCTGATGCAGCGTGGATATTCCGGCGGCCAAAGTGGAAGAGTCTCCGCGGGGAAACAGGCTTCGGCACTCGCACGCATGATGACACTGAACGTGCCGAACGAACGAGAAGCTGGCATCCGAACATGGCTCATCTACAACGACATCCGCAAAGCCTTCGGCATGAAAAATGTATCGACTCTCTTCCGGGTGATCTCGCCTTACCCGGGGTACCTCGCCTCAGTCTGGATGGATTCCAAAAAATTGATGAGCCAACCGACATTCGTGCGTGCAAAAGACGAGGTCTCGCGGCGTTCGCTTGGGTTGGTTGCAGGATTGCCAGTGCGCGACCACCGGAAGCATTTGAAAGATATGTCCCCCGATCAGTGGCGCGATGTCGAGGAGATGGTGGACAACTTCGCGCGGCTAGCGCCGCAGTTCGCGCTGGTTGCGGCCGTCTGGCAAAGAAGCTTCCCGCAGTACGCCTCACAGAACGTGGCAGCGTAG
- the rplS gene encoding 50S ribosomal protein L19: MSTSPILQRLIAKAQRTDLPNFKPGDTVRVQVKIKEGDKERLQAFEGVVIKKTSGAQASFTVRKMSFGHGVERIFPMNTRVIDKIEVTRQAKVRRAKLYYLRGLRGKAARLKELDTRQTAAKA, from the coding sequence ATGTCTACATCACCCATTCTTCAGCGACTCATCGCCAAGGCGCAGCGCACCGATCTGCCGAACTTCAAGCCGGGCGACACCGTACGCGTACAGGTCAAGATCAAGGAAGGCGACAAGGAACGTCTGCAGGCGTTCGAAGGCGTTGTGATCAAGAAGACGTCGGGCGCGCAGGCCAGCTTCACGGTCCGCAAGATGAGCTTCGGACACGGCGTGGAGCGTATCTTCCCGATGAACACCCGCGTCATCGACAAGATTGAAGTCACCCGCCAGGCGAAGGTTCGCCGCGCGAAGCTGTACTATCTGCGCGGACTGCGTGGCAAGGCTGCCCGCCTGAAGGAACTGGATACCCGCCAGACCGCAGCGAAAGCCTAA